In Dyadobacter sp. CECT 9275, the following proteins share a genomic window:
- a CDS encoding DUF4270 family protein: MKFNSHSAKAFSFRISGFLIILGLCYSLSGCTWGDQIASLTQPNPDDFAVYYSDTSTVRMSTIAYDSVMTGGASRLLFGQYVDPYFGKVTATPFTQPTLEGSLTVPEEAVYDSIIVSIGYDKYYYGDTTKIMNLGIHAIQSDIMARSSYFNTSTMPYDPKPLGKLRFYPRPKRDSVITVRLSDEFGNKIFDMAKGNLLTAATDWTNVLLGIAIVPGASDNGAVIGIKWPDNATAIQLHYHTVGTEGVVEGYAGIKVNAAYNQILTDRTGTQLVKLPKTKRLSIPSDETGNMSFIQAGAGLVTRIDIPTVRELKYVKYSVANKAFLKLYPVDQSVTDFLTPPAYLYIYRVNKNNEYYSSASTGGPLALTDLTGSTAIRGVYDRDSLNNEPFYRFDISSYVANILLSDYQIDEGLVLINSQLGGALYPETNTDFVKSVNRLVIAGPNSGRKSPKLELYYTTVKVKE; this comes from the coding sequence ATGAAATTCAATTCACATTCTGCAAAGGCATTCTCTTTCCGGATATCCGGTTTTTTGATAATACTAGGATTATGTTATTCATTGTCAGGCTGTACGTGGGGCGATCAGATTGCTTCCCTTACGCAACCGAATCCTGATGATTTCGCTGTATATTACTCTGATACTTCTACTGTAAGGATGTCTACCATCGCCTACGATTCCGTAATGACAGGCGGGGCGAGCCGGTTGCTTTTTGGACAGTATGTTGATCCTTATTTTGGAAAAGTAACCGCGACACCATTTACGCAGCCTACCCTGGAAGGATCTCTTACGGTGCCGGAAGAGGCGGTTTATGACTCAATCATCGTGTCCATAGGTTACGACAAATATTATTACGGGGATACCACCAAGATCATGAATCTGGGAATTCATGCCATCCAGAGTGATATCATGGCACGGAGCAGCTATTTTAATACCAGCACGATGCCATACGATCCCAAACCTCTTGGAAAGTTAAGATTTTATCCAAGGCCTAAAAGGGATTCTGTCATTACCGTCAGATTGTCGGACGAATTTGGTAATAAGATTTTTGACATGGCAAAGGGTAACCTGCTTACTGCCGCTACGGACTGGACCAACGTGCTGCTGGGAATTGCCATTGTACCCGGAGCTTCCGATAACGGGGCGGTCATCGGTATCAAGTGGCCCGACAATGCAACGGCTATTCAGCTGCATTATCATACTGTTGGTACTGAGGGTGTAGTGGAGGGCTACGCCGGTATTAAAGTCAATGCCGCATATAACCAGATCCTGACCGACAGGACCGGAACGCAGCTTGTGAAACTGCCTAAAACCAAGCGGTTATCCATTCCTTCTGACGAAACAGGAAATATGTCGTTTATCCAGGCCGGGGCTGGTTTGGTAACCCGTATTGACATTCCTACTGTACGGGAACTGAAGTATGTCAAATACTCGGTAGCTAATAAGGCATTTCTGAAGTTATATCCAGTGGATCAGTCGGTGACTGATTTCTTAACCCCACCAGCATATTTATATATATATCGTGTAAATAAGAATAACGAGTATTACAGCAGTGCGTCAACAGGAGGGCCATTAGCCTTGACGGACCTCACTGGTAGTACAGCGATAAGAGGGGTATACGATCGGGATAGTTTGAACAATGAACCTTTTTATCGGTTTGACATCAGTTCTTACGTTGCCAATATTCTTTTAAGCGATTATCAAATTGATGAAGGACTGGTGCTGATCAACTCTCAGCTTGGAGGAGCACTGTACCCTGAGACCAACACGGATTTTGTGAAGTCGGTGAACCGCCTGGTAATTGCAGGGCCCAATTCGGGAAGAAAAAGCCCGAAACTTGAATTGTATTATACCACGGTGAAGGTGAAAGAGTAA
- a CDS encoding bestrophin family protein, translating into MYVKQVFSVWSILRAIWPGLIAINTYAALVFYLYNYYNWHFLVFPISIISILGTALALLLGFRTNSAYDRWWEARKVWGAIVNDSRTLLRQSIAFAGINPLEKEEIIQNIAHLQIAWCYALANSLRKEAVLVYADLHLKPEELAFISGHSNVPNAILLLIEERITKLYHAGKLDPLFFQSIDDTIRRLCDAMGKCERIKNTVFPTQYSFFINLVIFIFTLILPMGLIDSIGRIAIPITFVISFLFLYVEWIAYTLQNPFEGVSNDIPMTSLSRTIEINLLQIIGEQQIPSPILPRSGVVM; encoded by the coding sequence ATGTACGTAAAACAGGTATTCTCGGTATGGAGCATTCTAAGGGCCATCTGGCCGGGACTTATTGCCATCAACACTTATGCGGCTCTTGTATTTTATCTATACAATTATTACAACTGGCATTTCCTTGTGTTCCCCATTTCCATCATCAGCATACTTGGTACGGCATTAGCGCTGCTATTGGGTTTCAGGACCAACTCTGCTTATGACCGCTGGTGGGAGGCACGTAAGGTTTGGGGCGCCATCGTGAACGACAGCAGGACGCTGTTGCGCCAGTCAATCGCTTTTGCGGGTATAAATCCGCTGGAAAAAGAAGAAATAATCCAAAATATAGCTCATCTTCAGATCGCGTGGTGTTATGCGCTGGCAAATTCACTGCGGAAAGAGGCCGTTCTGGTTTATGCGGACTTGCACCTGAAACCCGAGGAGTTGGCATTTATTTCCGGACACAGCAATGTGCCGAATGCCATCTTGCTCCTGATCGAAGAAAGAATCACAAAGTTATATCATGCAGGAAAGCTTGATCCACTGTTTTTTCAAAGCATTGATGATACCATCCGCAGGCTTTGCGACGCCATGGGTAAATGTGAACGCATCAAGAATACTGTTTTCCCAACACAATACAGTTTTTTCATTAACCTGGTCATCTTTATTTTCACCCTTATTCTTCCCATGGGATTGATTGACAGCATTGGCCGCATTGCCATCCCGATCACTTTCGTGATTTCTTTCCTATTCTTATATGTTGAGTGGATTGCCTACACCCTGCAGAACCCCTTCGAGGGAGTGTCTAATGACATACCGATGACTTCTCTTTCCCGGACCATCGAAATTAACCTGTTACAAATCATCGGCGAGCAGCAGATCCCGTCACCCATTCTTCCAAGAAGCGGGGTGGTGATGTAA
- a CDS encoding efflux RND transporter permease subunit has protein sequence MIADIFIKRPITAIVTSVVLVLVGLISLTTLPVAQYPDVTPPTVTISGNFTGADAQTVEQTTTTPIETQINGTPGMTYMSSNSTSSGQSSINVVFDVGTDVNIAALDVQNRVSVAEPTLPDAVKRLGLTVRKRQPSIMIALALYSPNGTHDAQFIGNYANIYLKDALQRVKGVGDIVSRADDFGMRIWLNPEKLANLKMTPADISAALAEQNLQIAAGTVGGNPQPNTQSFEYSVLTNSRLNTQEQFENIIVRSSPAEGSVVYLRDVARVELGKFDYASNAFVNGKPAAFVLIYQAPGANALETYEGVIKALEAMKKTFPKDIDYTIPTETATVVQVSIEEVLHTFAEAMILVVIVVFLFLQNWRATLIPILAIPVSLIGTFVFFIPFGFTINTLTLFAFVLAIGIVVDDAIVVVEAVQHYIDHNKMSPKEATIKAMKDISGPVIAIALILAAVFVPVSFVPGIVGRLYQQFAITIAVSVLLSAFVALSLTPALCALMLKPSKGANDKKNWLEKFFDRFNRWFDKVSHGYTNGVAKWIKATPLVLVMMVCLFVGLFFLFKNKPTGFIPIEDEGRLFVTYEMQEATSTTRNIAMMKEVMKRIQTIPEVRVAGGLAGLNVVSFSNKSNVGTLFVNLHPWADRKGAEHHVQAVIAEIKKRTADIKEARILAIAPPAIPGLGATSGFTFELQQSTSTDNIQQFEAVARNFMAAVNKRPEIGLAYTFFNARTPSYQLDVDRDKTKKLGVKVSDVFSSLSTLLGSSYVNDFNLYGRNFRVMVQADSSFRSSLDKIQKFYVRNDQGSMIPLSALVTSKVVENPALISHYNIYRSVEINGTPKPGYSSGQAITALREVAETLPAGYSYEFSGMSSEEIKAGNSTTTIFAISIVFVFLFLAALYESWSIPFSVLFAVPIGAFGSILTLTFLPNLSNNIYAQIGLITLIGLAAKNAILIVEFAKERVDNGMDLIAATLEAVGLRLRPIIMTSLAFILGVLPLAFASGAAAESRKTIGWTVFGGMLAATSLAIFVVPVLFVAIEKLVMGKKKHTVDTDPETL, from the coding sequence ATGATTGCAGATATTTTTATTAAAAGGCCAATAACCGCCATTGTAACATCGGTGGTGCTGGTGCTGGTGGGGCTAATTTCGTTAACCACCTTACCTGTGGCACAGTACCCCGACGTAACCCCGCCGACGGTTACAATTTCCGGGAATTTTACCGGTGCTGATGCGCAAACGGTGGAGCAAACCACCACCACGCCTATTGAAACGCAGATCAACGGTACGCCCGGCATGACCTACATGTCCAGTAACTCCACCAGCAGCGGGCAAAGCAGTATCAACGTTGTTTTTGATGTAGGCACAGACGTCAACATTGCGGCCCTGGATGTGCAGAACCGGGTAAGCGTGGCAGAACCCACGCTGCCCGACGCCGTGAAGCGGCTGGGACTTACCGTCCGTAAACGCCAGCCCAGTATCATGATCGCCCTGGCGCTGTACTCTCCCAACGGAACGCACGATGCGCAGTTCATAGGTAATTATGCCAACATCTATCTCAAAGACGCCCTTCAGCGTGTCAAAGGTGTGGGTGATATCGTATCTCGTGCCGATGACTTTGGTATGCGTATCTGGCTTAACCCAGAAAAGCTAGCCAACCTCAAGATGACACCTGCGGACATTTCAGCAGCGCTGGCGGAACAGAATCTCCAGATAGCGGCAGGTACCGTGGGTGGTAACCCTCAGCCCAATACACAGAGTTTTGAATACAGCGTCCTGACCAATAGCCGTTTGAACACCCAGGAGCAGTTTGAGAACATCATTGTCCGATCGTCACCGGCTGAAGGCAGCGTGGTCTATCTCCGCGATGTTGCCAGGGTGGAGCTGGGTAAATTCGACTATGCATCCAATGCCTTTGTCAATGGAAAACCCGCCGCTTTTGTACTGATTTACCAGGCCCCCGGTGCCAATGCACTGGAAACGTACGAAGGCGTCATCAAGGCACTGGAAGCTATGAAAAAAACCTTCCCGAAGGATATTGACTATACCATTCCAACAGAAACAGCCACCGTTGTACAGGTATCGATTGAAGAAGTACTTCACACTTTTGCAGAAGCGATGATCCTGGTGGTGATTGTGGTATTCCTCTTCCTTCAGAACTGGCGCGCCACCCTCATCCCCATTCTCGCAATTCCTGTTTCGCTGATCGGTACATTTGTTTTCTTCATTCCTTTTGGATTTACGATCAATACGCTGACGCTCTTTGCCTTCGTACTGGCCATTGGTATCGTAGTCGATGATGCCATTGTAGTGGTAGAGGCCGTGCAACATTATATTGACCACAACAAAATGTCGCCCAAAGAAGCGACCATCAAGGCCATGAAAGATATCTCCGGCCCGGTGATCGCCATTGCGCTCATCCTGGCTGCAGTGTTCGTACCGGTAAGTTTTGTTCCTGGTATTGTGGGCAGGCTGTATCAGCAGTTTGCCATTACCATAGCCGTTTCAGTATTGCTTTCGGCATTTGTTGCCTTATCGCTTACACCTGCCCTTTGTGCGCTCATGCTGAAACCCTCCAAAGGTGCTAACGATAAAAAGAACTGGCTTGAAAAGTTCTTTGACCGTTTTAACAGATGGTTTGATAAAGTATCTCATGGTTATACCAATGGCGTGGCCAAATGGATAAAAGCAACTCCGCTGGTGCTTGTCATGATGGTGTGCCTGTTTGTGGGACTTTTCTTTCTTTTTAAGAACAAACCCACAGGATTTATACCCATTGAAGACGAAGGACGTCTTTTTGTAACCTATGAAATGCAGGAAGCCACCTCTACAACGCGTAATATTGCCATGATGAAAGAGGTCATGAAGAGGATCCAGACGATTCCTGAGGTACGTGTGGCAGGGGGGCTGGCCGGTCTGAATGTGGTAAGTTTCTCCAACAAATCCAACGTGGGTACGCTGTTTGTCAACCTGCATCCCTGGGCAGACCGGAAAGGCGCAGAACATCACGTGCAGGCGGTTATTGCTGAGATCAAAAAGCGAACGGCGGATATCAAAGAAGCACGGATACTTGCCATTGCTCCTCCGGCTATTCCCGGATTGGGGGCCACTTCCGGCTTTACTTTTGAACTGCAGCAGTCAACCAGTACCGACAATATTCAACAGTTTGAAGCGGTTGCCAGGAATTTCATGGCCGCCGTTAACAAACGGCCGGAGATTGGGCTGGCCTATACTTTCTTTAACGCACGCACGCCGAGTTATCAGTTGGATGTGGACCGGGATAAGACCAAAAAACTGGGTGTGAAGGTATCTGACGTATTCAGCTCGCTGTCTACCCTGCTGGGAAGTAGTTATGTGAATGATTTTAACTTGTACGGACGGAATTTCAGGGTGATGGTGCAGGCCGACAGCAGTTTCCGGTCGTCTCTGGACAAAATTCAGAAGTTTTATGTCCGCAATGATCAAGGTAGTATGATACCGCTGAGTGCTTTGGTGACGTCAAAAGTAGTGGAAAACCCTGCTTTGATATCCCATTACAATATTTATCGTTCAGTGGAAATTAACGGAACACCCAAACCGGGTTACAGCAGCGGGCAGGCTATTACAGCGCTCCGTGAAGTGGCGGAAACACTTCCTGCCGGCTATAGCTACGAATTTTCGGGAATGAGCAGTGAAGAGATCAAAGCCGGAAACAGCACGACCACCATTTTCGCGATTTCCATTGTTTTTGTATTCCTTTTCCTGGCAGCGCTTTACGAGAGCTGGTCCATTCCTTTTTCCGTACTTTTCGCGGTACCCATCGGAGCCTTCGGTTCTATCCTTACGCTTACTTTCCTGCCCAATCTGTCCAATAATATCTATGCCCAGATCGGGCTCATCACGCTGATCGGGCTCGCTGCAAAAAATGCCATCCTGATCGTAGAGTTTGCAAAAGAACGGGTAGACAACGGCATGGATCTGATCGCGGCTACACTGGAGGCCGTCGGGCTGCGGTTACGACCCATCATCATGACCTCACTGGCCTTTATTCTGGGGGTACTGCCTCTGGCATTTGCCAGTGGCGCGGCTGCTGAGTCCAGAAAGACCATCGGCTGGACAGTTTTCGGAGGGATGCTCGCAGCTACTTCACTCGCCATTTTTGTGGTTCCGGTACTGTTTGTGGCTATCGAAAAACTGGTGATGGGTAAGAAAAAACATACAGTAGATACCGATCCCGAGACTCTGTAA
- a CDS encoding efflux RND transporter periplasmic adaptor subunit encodes MFSESKKYLSVVILAAVMMSCGNKNQQQQPAAPPAVPVTLTEVTSIEASYYDEYPGSVVPLNQIELRPQVTGFVTGVHFQDGARVRKGQLLYTIDAQLYTANYDQAVANLNVQEANLVKAQKDADRYHELDKNDAVAKQLVDNADAALEVAKKQADAAKASIKAVQTNVRYTRITAPFDGVIGISSVKAGSPVSAGQTVLNTVSTDNQLAVDFNVDQKEIYRFSNFIKNSKAADSTFTLKFGTDIYPYPGKISLMDRAVDPQTGTIRTRLIFPNKDNLLRAGMSGTVRVLNVAGKSVTIPYKAVTEQLGEYFVYVLGDSSKVSQRRVVLGTSLGKDIIVKEGLKDGEKIAVEGVQNLREGAVVTTENPQTKPAEAPKK; translated from the coding sequence ATGTTTTCAGAATCTAAAAAATATTTATCAGTAGTCATTCTCGCCGCAGTGATGATGTCGTGCGGGAATAAAAACCAACAGCAACAACCTGCCGCTCCACCTGCGGTGCCTGTGACACTTACCGAAGTGACCAGTATTGAAGCTTCTTATTATGACGAGTATCCCGGAAGCGTTGTACCACTGAACCAGATTGAATTACGGCCGCAGGTCACAGGGTTTGTGACCGGTGTTCATTTTCAGGATGGTGCGCGGGTACGTAAGGGACAGCTTTTGTATACCATTGATGCTCAGCTCTATACTGCTAATTACGACCAGGCTGTTGCCAACCTGAATGTTCAGGAAGCTAACCTGGTGAAAGCACAGAAAGATGCTGACCGCTATCATGAGCTTGACAAAAACGATGCCGTTGCCAAGCAACTCGTTGACAATGCAGATGCTGCCCTTGAGGTAGCAAAAAAACAGGCGGATGCAGCCAAAGCCAGTATCAAAGCAGTACAGACCAATGTAAGATATACCAGAATAACCGCGCCGTTTGATGGTGTAATTGGCATTTCAAGTGTAAAAGCAGGCTCTCCGGTTTCCGCAGGACAGACCGTGCTGAACACCGTTTCCACCGACAATCAGCTGGCGGTTGATTTTAATGTGGATCAGAAAGAGATATACCGTTTCAGCAATTTCATCAAAAACAGTAAAGCTGCGGATTCGACCTTTACCCTTAAATTCGGTACCGATATTTATCCATACCCTGGCAAAATCTCATTAATGGATAGAGCCGTTGATCCTCAGACCGGTACTATCCGCACGCGCCTTATTTTTCCAAATAAGGATAATTTACTTCGGGCAGGCATGAGCGGGACTGTAAGGGTACTCAATGTAGCGGGTAAATCGGTTACAATACCTTACAAAGCGGTAACTGAGCAATTGGGTGAATATTTTGTGTACGTATTGGGAGACAGCAGCAAGGTTAGCCAGAGACGCGTTGTACTTGGCACTTCGCTGGGCAAAGACATTATTGTGAAAGAAGGCCTTAAAGACGGTGAAAAAATTGCCGTGGAAGGTGTTCAGAATTTGAGGGAAGGAGCCGTGGTTACCACCGAAAACCCGCAGACAAAACCCGCCGAAGCTCCTAAAAAGTAA
- a CDS encoding TolC family protein, whose protein sequence is MNDQSKPERTLRLALSIAFVLFYSLTPLLAQNEAGKRSEETLENANLEGIIQYAIKNQPVIQKSLIDERITENQIRSKLADWYPQINFNYNLQHNFIVQTSIIAGNPVKLGVRNVSAAQFTLSQQIFNRDVLLANRTRADVQLQASQNTGFNKIDIAVNVSKAFYDVLATSQQIRVATEDIVRLERSLKDAGNQYKAGIADKIDYKRATISLNNTRANKKSNEEILKAKLEYLKSLMGYPAEKELRIAYDTLQMEREMMLDTLQSPDFNNRIEFQLLTTQKRLAEANLQYNKWSYLPNVSLNGAYNLNFQNNQFTDLYGRNYPNSFGLITLSLPIFQGGKRKANVNQAQWQLKRTDWDILGLKMNISSEYATALANYKGNLTNLLAQKENVDLAREVYDVIQLQYRSGIKTYLEVVTSETDLRLARINYYNALYDVLASKIDVQKALGQLNY, encoded by the coding sequence ATGAATGATCAGTCTAAGCCAGAAAGAACATTGCGTTTGGCGCTTAGCATAGCCTTTGTCCTTTTTTATTCGCTTACCCCGCTTCTGGCCCAGAATGAGGCGGGGAAACGTTCGGAAGAAACCTTGGAAAACGCAAATCTAGAGGGCATTATCCAGTATGCTATTAAAAACCAGCCCGTTATTCAGAAATCACTTATTGATGAAAGAATAACAGAGAACCAGATCCGCAGCAAACTTGCCGACTGGTATCCTCAGATTAATTTTAATTACAATTTACAGCACAACTTCATCGTACAAACCAGCATCATTGCAGGCAATCCTGTTAAACTGGGTGTGCGTAACGTTTCTGCGGCACAATTCACGCTTTCGCAGCAGATTTTTAACCGTGACGTTCTGCTTGCCAACCGCACCCGTGCGGACGTTCAGCTTCAGGCAAGCCAGAATACCGGTTTCAATAAAATCGATATTGCTGTCAATGTATCAAAAGCATTTTATGATGTACTGGCCACTTCGCAGCAGATCCGTGTGGCGACCGAGGATATTGTAAGGCTGGAAAGAAGTCTGAAAGATGCCGGGAATCAGTACAAAGCGGGAATTGCCGACAAAATAGATTACAAAAGGGCAACTATCTCGCTGAACAATACCCGGGCCAATAAAAAAAGCAATGAAGAGATACTGAAAGCGAAATTGGAATATCTTAAATCGCTGATGGGGTATCCTGCCGAAAAGGAACTCAGGATTGCCTATGACACCCTGCAGATGGAACGTGAAATGATGCTGGATACCCTGCAGAGCCCGGATTTTAACAACCGAATAGAATTCCAGCTTTTGACTACTCAGAAAAGACTGGCAGAAGCAAACTTACAGTATAATAAATGGAGTTATCTGCCTAATGTTTCCCTGAACGGCGCCTATAATCTGAACTTTCAGAACAACCAGTTTACTGATCTTTACGGCCGCAACTATCCCAACTCGTTCGGACTCATCACGCTTTCGCTCCCTATTTTCCAGGGTGGGAAACGAAAGGCCAACGTAAATCAGGCACAATGGCAGCTCAAACGTACCGACTGGGATATCCTTGGCCTTAAAATGAATATCAGTTCCGAATATGCAACAGCCTTGGCCAACTACAAAGGAAACCTCACCAACCTGCTGGCACAGAAAGAAAACGTGGACCTGGCCCGGGAGGTTTATGACGTGATTCAGCTGCAGTATCGGTCGGGTATTAAAACATATCTGGAAGTGGTGACTTCGGAAACTGACCTGCGTTTGGCCCGTATCAATTATTACAACGCACTTTATGACGTACTAGCCAGTAAAATTGATGTCCAGAAAGCACTGGGGCAGCTCAATTATTGA